A region from the Sorex araneus isolate mSorAra2 chromosome 6, mSorAra2.pri, whole genome shotgun sequence genome encodes:
- the LOC101539392 gene encoding olfactory receptor 52H1-like translates to MMAIFNLSSYNPEAFILLGIPGLEHFHIWISIPFFIIYLVALLGNGALIYLISTERSLHEPMFFFLSILAATDLVMSNTCVPKAMSIYWRGPQKITFPGCLTQMFFLHCSFFVESAILLAMAFDRYVAICFPLRYTTILTHQMITKIVVGIVSRSFAIIFPCVFLLKRLPYCRTLTIPHTYCEHIGVARLSCADISVNIWYGFAVPLMTVVSDMILIGVSYCLILHAIFNLPSQDARQKALSTCGSHVCVILIFYTPCLFSVLSHRFGHNIPLSFHIMVANLYVVIPPALNPIIYGVKTKQIREKFIHIFFFKESNE, encoded by the coding sequence ATGATGGCAATCTTCAACTTGAGCAGCTACAATCCAGAAGCCTTCATCCTACTGggaatcccagggctggagcactttCACATCTGGATCAGCATTCCATTCTTCATTATCTACCTTGTGGCTCTCCTGGGCAATGGTGCCCTTATCTATCTTATCTCCACAGAGCGTAGTCTGCACGAGCCCatgttcttttttctctccatCCTGGCTGCTACAGATCTCGTCATGTCTAATACATGTGTACCCAAAGCTATGAGCATCTACTGGCGGGGTCCCCAGAAAATTACCTTTCCTGGATGCCTAACTCAGATGTTTTTTCTTCACTgtagcttttttgtagagtctgcCATCCTTCTGGCCATGGCGTTTGATCGCTATGTTGCCATTTGCTTCCCTCTCAGGTATACCACTATTCTAACACACCAGATGATTACTAAGATTGTAGTAGGCATTGTCAGCAGGAGCTTTGCTATCATCTTCCCATGTGTGTTTCTATTAAAGAGACTGCCTTACTGCCGCACTCTCACCATCCCCCATACCTACTGTGAGCACATAGGTGTTGCCCGACTCTCCTGTGCAGACATCTCCGTCAACATCTGGTATGGATTTGCAGTGCCTCTAATGACTGTTGTCTCAGACATGATCCTTATTGGTGTCTCCTACTGTCTCATTCTTCATGCCATCTTTAACCTTCCATCCCAGGATGCCCGCCAGAAAGCCCTCAGCACTTGTGGTTCCCATGTTTGTGTCATTCTCATATTTTATACTCCTTGCCTGTTTTCTGTCCTTTCCCACCGTTTTGGTCACAAtattcctctctccttccacatTATGGTTGCCAACCTCTACGTAGTTATCCCTCCTGCGCTCAATCCAATTATCTATGGGGTAAAGACCAAGCAGATTCGGGAAAAATTCATTCACATCTTCTTCTTTAAAGAATCCAATGAGTAA
- the LOC101550121 gene encoding olfactory receptor 52H1-like has protein sequence MYNLSCYNPPTFTLVGIPGLEKFHIWIGIPFCVIYVVAIVGNCILLYLITVEHSLHEPMFFFLSMLAATDLILSTATIPKLLSNLWFAFHEITFSGCLTQMFFLHFSSIMESAILLAMAFDRYVAICFPLRYTTILTPQVIIKIVVSIIVRSFAVILPDVFLLKRLPFCGTRIIPHTYCEHIGVAQLSTADISINIWYGFSVPVMTVVVDIIFIAVSYTFILRAVFHLSSQGARQKALSTCGSHVCVILMFYTPALFSILAHRFGHSVPRNVLILFANLYVVIPPALNPIVYGVKTKQIQEKFIFLFTLKKT, from the coding sequence ATGTATAACTTAAGTTGCTACAACCCTCCTACATTCACCCTTGTTGGAATTCCTGGCCTGGAGAAGTTCCACATCTGGATTGGGATCCCTTTCTGTGTCATCTATGTCGTGGCTATTGTGGGCAATTGTATTCTCCTCTATCTCATTACAGTTGAACACAGTCTCCACGAGcccatgtttttctttctctctatgcTGGCTGCCACAGACCTCATTCTGTCTACTGCCACCATCCCCAAACTACTCAGCAACCTCTGGTTTGCCTTCCATGAAATAACCTTCTCTGGTTGTCTCACCCAGATGTTCTTCCTCCACTTCAGCTCTATAATGGAATCAGCCATCCTGTTGGCCATGGCTTTTgatcgctatgtggccatctgcttTCCCTTGAGATACACCACCATCCTGACTCCACAGGTCATCATCAAGATTGTCGTGAGCATCATTGTGAGGAGCTTCGCTGTCATCTTGCCAGATGTCTTTCTCCTGAAACGCTTACCCTTCTGTGGGACACGCATCATCCCCCACACATACTGTGAGCATATAGGGGTGGCTCAGCTTTCCACTGCTGACATCTCCATCAACATCTGGTATGGATTTTCTGTGCCCGTTATGACAGTTGTCGTAGATATTATCTTTATTGCTGTTTCCTACACCTTCATTCTCCGTGCAGTCTTTCACCTCTCATCCCAGGGTGCCCGTCAAAAGGCTCTCAGCACCTGTGGCTCCCATGTCTGTGTTATCCTAATGTTTTACACACCTGCCTTATTTTCCATTCTTGCTCATCGTTTTGGGCACAGTGTTCCTCGTAATGTACTCATCCTATTTGCAAATCTCTATGTGGTGATACCTCCTGCACTAAATCCTATTGTTTATGGAGTGAAAACGAAGCAAATTCAGGAaaagtttattttcctcttcACCTTGAAGAAGACATAG
- the LOC101549862 gene encoding olfactory receptor 52H1-like, which yields MYNLSCYNPPTFTLVGIPGLEKFHIWIGIPFCVIYVVAIVGNCILLYLITVEHSLHEPMFFFLSMLAATDLILSTATIPKLLSNLWFAFHEITFSGCLTQMFFLHFSFVVDSAILLAMAFDRYVAICFPLRYTTILTPQVIIKIVVSIIVRSFAVILPDVFLLKRLPFCGTRIIPHTYCEHIGVARLSTADISINIWYGFAVPLMTVISDVIFIAVSYTFILRAVFHLSSQGARQKALSTCGSHVCVILMFYTPAFFSILAHRFGHSVPRNILILFANLYVAIPPALNPIVYGVKTKQIQEKFILLFTLKKT from the coding sequence ATGTATAACTTAAGTTGCTACAACCCTCCTACATTCACCCTTGTTGGAATTCCTGGCCTGGAGAAGTTCCACATCTGGATTGGGATCCCTTTCTGTGTCATCTATGTCGTGGCTATTGTGGGCAATTGTATTCTCCTCTATCTCATTACAGTTGAACACAGTCTCCACGAGCCcatgtttttcttcctctctatGCTGGCTGCCACAGACCTCATTCTGTCTACTGCCACCATCCCCAAACTACTCAGCAACCTCTGGTTTGCCTTCCATGAAATAACCTTCTCTGGTTGTCTCACCCAGATGTTCTTCCTCCACTTCAGCTTTGTAGTGGACTCAGCCATCCTGTTGGCCATGGCTTTTgatcgctatgtggccatctgcttTCCCTTGAGATACACCACCATCCTGACTCCACAGGTCATCATCAAGATTGTCGTGAGCATCATTGTGAGGAGCTTCGCTGTCATCTTGCCAGATGTCTTTCTCCTGAAACGCTTACCCTTCTGTGGGACACGCATCATCCCCCACACATACTGTGAGCATATAGGGGTGGCTCGACTTTCTACTGCTGACATCTCCATCAACATCTGGTATGGATTTGCTGTGCCTCTTATGACTGTTATCTCAGATGTTATCTTTATTGCTGTTTCCTACACCTTCATTCTCCGTGCAGTCTTTCACCTCTCATCCCAGGGTGCCCGTCAAAAGGCTCTCAGCACCTGTGGCTCCCATGTCTGTGTTATCCTAATGTTTTACACACCTGCCTTCTTTTCCATTCTTGCTCATCGTTTTGGGCACAGTGTTCCTCGAAATATACTCATTCTATTTGCAAATCTTTATGTGGCGATACCTCCTGCACTAAATCCTATTGTTTATGGAGTGAAAACGAAGCAGATTCAGGAAAAGTTTATTCTCCTCTTCACTTTGAAGAAGACATAG